Proteins from a genomic interval of Deltaproteobacteria bacterium:
- a CDS encoding type II toxin-antitoxin system VapC family toxin: MVVLDTCCLIELCKIRPSVSDSVRQRIEKGAVVLSVSFAEIALKLKKKRLDINLTGEELYRSYREIPEIQIVDIGCPEWFDAINLNWRHQDPADRLIVGYAKRMNFPIVTTDRGIKKFHVEVLW, from the coding sequence ATGGTAGTCCTCGACACCTGCTGTCTGATTGAACTTTGTAAGATCCGGCCATCCGTCTCCGATTCTGTCCGGCAACGCATTGAAAAAGGAGCTGTTGTCCTTTCCGTTTCTTTTGCCGAAATCGCCCTTAAGCTGAAAAAAAAGAGGCTGGATATCAATCTCACGGGAGAAGAGCTTTATCGTTCCTATCGTGAAATTCCGGAGATTCAAATTGTCGATATCGGTTGTCCTGAGTGGTTCGATGCGATCAATCTCAATTGGCGGCACCAGGACCCCGCAGACCGGTTGATTGTGGGTTACGCCAAAAGGATGAATTTTCCGATTGTAACCACCGATCGGGGCATCAAGA